One part of the Zymomonas mobilis subsp. pomaceae ATCC 29192 genome encodes these proteins:
- a CDS encoding OmpA family protein, producing the protein MRKLAIVAALASSAIAAPALARDGAWYVSVDGGGLFVEDIHYKLPGAQSARMGNKAGYDVDANVGYDFGPFRVEGEAAYKSANNGNFSSGGTTAKSHGSTDVLSFMLNGMFDFGGKNDGVSGFIGGGVGVARVALNHYSLGGTSSFANDSDAHFAWQVIAGIRKPVTKMIDFELKYRFFNVNGLNFQTTDMGNMSGRYRSHSVLAGLVFNFGEPKASPPPPPPPPPPPPPPPPPPPPPAPPPPPPPPAIPGPFLVFFDFDKYNITPEAASILDNVASSYDQTGQARVVLAGHTDTMGSAKYNMGLSQRRADSVKAYLVGKGIPEDAMATEAFGKTHLLVQTADGVREPQNRRVEITFGPGSDQ; encoded by the coding sequence ATGCGTAAGCTGGCCATTGTGGCTGCGCTCGCCTCTAGCGCAATAGCTGCACCGGCGCTTGCCCGCGATGGTGCGTGGTATGTCAGCGTCGACGGCGGCGGTTTGTTCGTCGAGGATATACATTATAAACTGCCGGGTGCCCAATCTGCAAGAATGGGTAACAAAGCAGGTTACGATGTAGATGCCAATGTTGGTTACGACTTCGGGCCGTTCCGTGTAGAAGGTGAAGCCGCCTATAAAAGTGCCAATAATGGCAACTTTTCATCAGGAGGTACTACCGCCAAAAGCCATGGATCGACTGATGTTCTAAGCTTCATGTTGAATGGTATGTTCGACTTTGGCGGCAAAAATGACGGCGTTTCCGGCTTTATCGGAGGTGGTGTCGGTGTCGCTCGCGTCGCTCTTAACCATTACTCATTAGGCGGCACTAGTAGCTTCGCCAATGATTCTGATGCGCATTTTGCGTGGCAGGTAATCGCTGGTATCCGTAAGCCGGTCACTAAGATGATCGACTTCGAATTGAAGTACCGCTTCTTCAATGTGAACGGTTTGAACTTCCAGACCACCGACATGGGTAACATGTCTGGCCGTTATCGTTCGCATAGTGTGTTGGCCGGCTTGGTATTTAACTTTGGTGAACCGAAGGCTTCGCCTCCACCACCACCACCGCCACCTCCGCCACCACCACCACCGCCACCTCCGCCACCACCACCTGCGCCGCCACCACCACCTCCGCCTCCGGCAATTCCGGGACCGTTCTTGGTGTTCTTTGACTTTGACAAGTACAATATTACGCCAGAAGCAGCGTCAATTCTTGACAACGTGGCCTCGTCTTACGATCAGACGGGACAAGCACGTGTGGTTCTTGCGGGTCATACCGACACCATGGGTTCTGCCAAATATAACATGGGTCTGTCACAGCGCCGTGCAGATTCTGTTAAGGCTTATCTGGTTGGAAAAGGTATTCCTGAAGATGCAATGGCTACCGAAGCTTTCGGTAAAACGCATCTCTTGGTACAGACCGCTGATGGTGTTCGTGAACCTCAGAATCGCCGCGTCGAAATCACTTTCGGTCCAGGTTCTGATCAATAA